From the genome of Asterias rubens chromosome 13, eAstRub1.3, whole genome shotgun sequence:
AGTGATGAGTAGGCTATGAAGTAAAAATGAATCAAACCCaaatggtgttttatttaattatttatccaCTGATTATGTTGCGCTTCGTGAtgagtatgaaataaaaaagaatccaaataatgttttatttatttacatgttcAATGATAGTGATGAGTAGGCTATGATATAAAAATGAATCAAACCCaaatggtgttttatttaattacttGTCAACTGATTATGATGCGCTTCGTGATCGATAAATAAATCATTATAAAAATCATAGTAATAAAAATCACAGTAAAacacgttttaaaaataaatacttttaacttaaaaactggtaTTCCATCTTTTCCTATATATCCGGAAACATCGGATGACGTAATGTACACCGGGCCTCAAAAACTTCCAGCGGAGCGGCGCCCTCTATGGCTGACTGGAACGAATGGCTGATCCGCACGAATGTTACAATTTCACATTTTAGACATTAATAACAATTCATGAGGTATTCAGTTATatacttttataattttactgaaggtacgaagtgactcggctgacggtacgaagtgacttatctgttggtcacttcgtacccccgcccacggtacgaagtgaccaatttggtacggtacgaagtgtcccgaaggtacgaagtgtccagggtacgaagtggcaaaggtacgaagtgtccgacatccatttggggtacgaagtgacttgggtacgaagtgaccgacATTCGTAGTTTGCAGTCGGCTTTATAAAATTTGCCCCATGCCTACCTGTTACAGCGTTGATGTCAAAAGCCGTTGACCATGAGTGGTGGATGTTCTCCCCACAATCCGGTCTGCTACTTTTGGGACTGTGTTCCAACTTGCCGATCCTGGCCATAGTCTCCGCCCAGCTCTGCGCGATGTTGTTAATCGTGCCGCTGAGGACGAGTGGTTGCACCCCGTGTCTCGCCCTGTACACGTTGTGCATCTCCAACACCTCCCATCGGATGCGTTCCAAGTTCCTTCCAAGTTCAAAACGTCCGGTGGGTCCGTTCATGGAGCTATAAAAGGGACCGTTGAAGGTGTGCTGATGAGGTCCGTAGGTGGTGTCATCTGACCAATACGTTACTGTGGAGCCGCCGCATCCCATCTCGCGTAGGGTTAAAATAGGTTCTCAGTCAACAAGAGCAACCTCAATGGCAACCTCTGACGATGACTCGAGGAAGTTGTAATAGTGGAAACGTTGAGACAAATTAAGAACTCCCTCCGTGGTCCGGTAGTGCAGTATATGTCAATAAAGatcctttacaaaattaaagAAGTACGTGTATGTCCCAGCCGCGATGTTTACTAACCGCCCACGTGGTAGttaaaaaaagcaggacagttcttttcacgACTGAGAAGTCCCGAGTCCCGAAGAATCCgaaacatctactccgcggtagtagaatcaTAGAGTAAGGTACAATACATGGCAGGACAGTTCTCTAGGCTGTCATTACTCTATGAGAGGACAAACTCGACCTGGCAAAACACATGGTGTCACCGTAAACTTACTAGTGTCGTATGGTGTTTAGGTTCGCAGATCATTGGACGACCCCAACAATGTCAACAATCCTTCGTAACAAAATTGAAAACCATTCCAATCTAAACGCAACACACCTGCAGTTGTGACGTAACTAATTTTAACTTGATGGTCACATGTAATatagaagtacatgtacatgtacatgtatattgcacGCATAGTATAACGAGTCCATCCATTAAGAACATAGCCAGTCATTCACCCTGTCCTTGATTGTACATGTGCAGTCGACCTGGCACTCTGTGAGTAAACAATAATCCTTTGTGTCACGTATCTAACAGCAACACTCATTCATAAAATCGGACGGTGTCATACATTATTCATAAGGTCGTACATTATGCATTATGTTTTTGATGATAATCAAATTGTAATACATGAACGAtttcgtgggggggggggggttacacaACCAAAATAAACTGATGTGCCGAGGTTCTAGACATGCAGCAGTTCTAACAGTACTAATGTGTACATGACAACTTACGGACTGTTCACCAATGCTTGTAAACAAGAGTtaaaatttcactctcttgtccgagcgGTGTCAGCTtcactcttttgagagtgaaagtcaatattctttttgagtgaaactagaacgaacttcactctaaatcgagttgataGTACGTCTTTTCACTCTTAAAAGAGGTGTCCGCCATAATGGGAGATTCAAGCAGGGTACAGTTTGATGAGGAGACTATGGGCAAATTCCTTAATGTCTACTAGAGGGAAAGACTGTTTTATGTCTGCCTCGTGAGAAAAATGGTCAGGTTGTGACACCACCAAGCCACAAACAGCAGCAACACTCTGTGGGCAGACGGGCTGTGGTGGGAGCGGTGGGGGCCTACCAATGATTCAGGCAGGGTACAATTTGATGAAGAGACCATGCTGGTAAATGCAGGTCTACTAGAGGGAAAGACTGTTTATATGTCTGCCTCATGAGAAAATGGTCGGCGGTTGTGACACCACCAAAGTCAAAAAGCAGCAGCACTGGGCAGACGGGATGTGGTGGGAGCCGTACCAGTGATTCAAGAGGGGTATCGTTCGAGGAGGAGACTTTATGGGTACATGCCTTTATGTcgttagagagagagagacgcTTTGTTAAAATTTTCATTGCCGGGTAGCACACCGCGTTTCCCTTTCAcacacaccgcggccaattcactgACAGCGCGcacaccgactcacctgacttcaCCGCCCCGGAATGAAGTGGGGAGTCGGTGTGCGCGCGctgaaagggaaacgagaaacgtcttgcaccaagactaggtaGCACACTATCGTAATATATTTTGGGACAGTATCATCACTGTGTTTTTCATGTCCAGGGTGATTCTGGATTTGTTTCACGATTTTAAGACCCGGATGTTGGAGGAAGCACATTCTCTACGTAGTTCTCGGCACCTCTCCAGTTCCCTGGTGGGCTGTAGTTGCAGCAGATGTACACGTAACCCCATTTGCCCTTTTTGGAGGTAGCCATGCCAACACCGAGTTCCTTGGAATCTTTCCAGACGAGAGCTGTAAAGTGACCTGttcggaagaaaaaaaaacataatttgttgctTTGCATAAacattgtacatgaacatgGAGATATAAATTATTTATGAAACCAACCCGCTTAGGCCAATGAaaactcatgttttttttaaagacttctCACTTTACATTCAAACCGTTAAAAATACTGTGAACTATTAACATCAAGGACATGTTGTATTTGCTCAGACATCTCTTTATTTTATGTCACAACGTGGTGAAGAGTCAATCCTCTAAATTTTGACACCAGAAATTATGGATTCATGTTTTGTAGAGGAAAGACATGACACCCCACTACATTTCCCCTCCCTGTAATCCCTGTTAATTTTGCACATTAATTACCTATAACTTTTCCAGATTTGGGTTTTTCTCCCGGCTTCTTGAAATTGTAGTCCTTGATTTCGTCGTAGAAGGAGGTTGTTGCTTGACCACCTAAATTAAATAGAGAGAAAAATGgagaataaataataaaatgtctGCGCTAGTAGCTGTATAAACGTAGACTGCCTAGCACAAACCAAAGTTCACTGCTAACCCGTGATATAGGCCTGCGCCTACTCATgacgtaagcacataattcccatCTTTCATAAACGCTGATTATTTGCTTTATatggtaaacagagccatgaaatcgggcaCTGTGTCGACATAGCGGTTGGTTTTAGTCTGCAGACTACAATGGCGCAGCGTGATTTTTAAAACTCTTTCAAACGGCGGTATTATTTGCCGGCATgcttatatattttatttgttacaaGTTCATTTTGAAAGCCAGTCTTATTCCAATAGTGGCTCAGAATGGTCACAAGTTATAATGGAGTTTGAAATTTATAATTGTCATATTGTGTAGTCCGATCCCCGTCCGACATCGAACTGCGCGTTTCATGTGGGGAGGGGGCCGGGGTATCACTAATCCAGTTgagaataataattatttgcattacCGTTTATGTTGGCAAGATCAAAGTTTGTTGACCCTGCGAAGTAGATATTCTCCCCACAGTTTGGTCTCTGTCCGTCGGAACTGTGTTCGAACTTGCCAGTCTTCGCCATCGTCTCTGCCCACCTCTGCGCGTATTTATTTATCTTCTTACTGGGCGTAAGGGGCGGGACACCATGCTTAGCTCTGTACACATTATGCATCT
Proteins encoded in this window:
- the LOC117298873 gene encoding Golgi-associated plant pathogenesis-related protein 1-like; translated protein: MGCGGSTVTYWSDDTTYGPHQHTFNGPFYSSMNGPTGRFELGRNLERIRWEVLEMHNVYRARHGVQPLVLSGTINNIAQSWAETMARIGKLEHSPKSSRPDCGENIHHSWSTAFDINAVTGGEAVKSFYDEIEDYDFNKPGEKPASGKVIGHFTALVWKDSKELGVGVATSKKGKWGHVYICCNYTPRGNWRGAENYRDNVLPPTSGYGF